The proteins below are encoded in one region of Apium graveolens cultivar Ventura chromosome 4, ASM990537v1, whole genome shotgun sequence:
- the LOC141719212 gene encoding cytochrome P450 CYP736A12-like, whose product MILSLAFSFLFLFLGAAFWWILDAKQRKLLPPGPRGLPIVGSLLNLGSLPHRTFHELSKKYGPIMSLRMGSVPSIVVSSPEAAQLFLKTHDSAFAARPQMEAVAHMSYGNNGISFTNGTYWRHVRKFVVQELLALAKVNSFRGMRRDEVGLVVEEIKKAAVAGEVVNVSDKVGGLIENMTFRFLLGRSKDDRFDLKGIMTEAFTLAGQFNLADFVPSLKPLDLQGLTRKYKETGKKLDAMLELIIEEHEQNLNTGTRTNNRDIVDEMISLSKNDSSVNHQELAKLIDRSSIKSIMIDIITAAIDTSFTSIEWILTELMRHPRAMKKCQEELTCVVGLDRLVEETDLLKLEYLYMVIKEGMRLHPIVPLLGPHEAKEDIVVNGYHIPQKSRIIVNAWAIGRDSKVWGNNALEFIPERFSESKIDLRGRDFELLPFGSGRRGCPGMQLGLLSVQLVLAQLLHCFDWELPHGKSAEDMDMIEQFGLTIPRIEHLLLVPKLRI is encoded by the coding sequence ATGATCCTTTCCTTGGCCTTTTCATTTCTGTTCCTCTTCCTTGGAGCTGCATTCTGGTGGATACTCGACGCCAAGCAGCGTAAGCTACTGCCACCAGGCCCGAGAGGATTACCGATTGTTGGTAGCCTTTTAAATTTGGGTAGCCTTCCCCACCGTACCTTCCATGAGTTGTCCAAGAAGTATGGTCCTATAATGTCTTTACGCATGGGTTCCGTGCCGTCTATAGTTGTCTCGTCTCCTGAGGCTGCTCAACTTTTCCTAAAAACTCATGACAGTGCTTTTGCAGCACGACCACAAATGGAGGCTGTTGCACATATGTCATATGGTAACAATGGCATTAGCTTCACCAATGGTACATACTGGAGGCATGTGAGAAAATTTGTTGTGCAAGAGCTTTTAGCTCTCGCAAAAGTTAATTCTTTCCGAGGGATGAGAAGGGATGAGGTTGGCTTAGTCGTGGAGGAGATCAAGAAAGCTGCGGTCGCTGGTGAGGTGGTGAATGTTAGTGATAAGGTAGGGGGTTTAATTGAAAACATGACTTTTAGGTTCCTTTTAGGACGAAGCAAAGATGATCGATTTGATCTCAAGGGTATCATGACGGAAGCCTTTACTTTGGCTGGACAGTTTAATCTTGCTGACTTTGTGCCCTCCCTAAAGCCACTTGACCTTCAGGGATTGACACGAAAATACAAGGAAACAGGCAAGAAACTTGATGCAATGTTGGAGCTAATTATTGAGGAGCATGAGCAAAATTTGAATACTGGCACTCGTACGAATAATCGTGACATTGTCGATGAAATGATATCTTTGTCTAAAAATGACTCTTCTGTCAACCATCAAGAGCTAGCCAAACTGATTGACAGATCCAGTATCAAGTCTATCATGATCGATATCATTACAGCAGCAATTGACACCTCATTTACATCAATCGAATGGATACTGACAGAGCTAATGAGACATCCAAGGGCAATGAAAAAGTGTCAAGAGGAGCTTACTTGCGTTGTTGGACTTGATAGATTGGTGGAGGAGACAGATTTGCTCAAACTAGAATATTTGTACATGGTTATAAAAGAAGGTATGAGACTACACCCTATAGTACCGTTACTTGGTCCCCACGAAGCTAAGGAGGATATTGTAGTTAATGGATATCATATCCCTCAGAAGTCACGAATAATCGTAAATGCTTGGGCTATAGGACGAGATTCTAAGGTGTGGGGTAACAATGCTCTAGAATTTATTCCAGAGAGGTTTTCTGAGAGTAAAATAGACCTCCGAGGACGTGATTTTGAGCTCTTACCATTTGGTAGTGGTAGAAGAGGGTGTCCTGGTATGCAACTAGGGTTGCTGAGTGTTCAGCTAGTGTTGGCTCAGTTGTTACATTGTTTTGACTGGGAGTTGCCGCATGGGAAATCAGCTGAAGACATGGATATGATTGAGCAGTTTGGGCTAACAATTCCCCGAATCGAGCACTTGCTCTTGGTGCCTAAGCTTCGTATTTAA